DNA from Fusarium musae strain F31 chromosome 7, whole genome shotgun sequence:
CAGCACATGCACGAGATCGtgatgaatgatgatggaggattTGCAGTCACTGGGTACTTGCAGTACAGGATACACCTGTTGCCTCCCATTTCTTGGTTCCAGGTTCTTCATTTCGATATCCATCGCTGCTCACTTTCCTGTTTTTCTGTTACAACTCGGAGAACGGCACTGAAACCCTGGTCATGGAATATTATGCAGGTACTCATGAGCTCGAATGTCAAAAGTTGTTCGTTTCGGTAAATCTTTTACGCATTGGCCTCAACATTCGAATCGATCGGGTAACGGCCTGTCCAGGCTGCATTCATGACctctaccttagtacctaggtCAGTGTACCCAATACCTGAAACCCCAAGACATGCCGCGTGAGCTTGAGGCTCAGCTCTGCGCAAACGGGGTCGACCTCCGTTTGAGTACTTGCTGTATTGTTCCCGGCGGTCTCGTTTAGGGCGAGCTGAGACGTGGGATGCTGTGTTTCCTTCGCCTTGCATAACGTAAGCTAGGGGCCAGCTGAGGCCACTACATATCTGGAGGCTCTGGGTGCCGTATTCACAAAGTGTCCCAGCGGACGGCTCGGACTGGGCGAGATCTACGCTAGGTGCACAGTGTATAGTACTGGTACAGAGGCAGAGAGGCAGCAGTAGCTTGACTGACATCAATCTGAAGCACGATGCACGGATATTTGggtatgtacatacagaTCCGTTTCTGGTTCCGTTGACTGAGCTGTTGGCTGTATCGATCGATGACCTAACTACGAATAGACGTGCCTCCACCGTTCTCCAAGCATACGAATCGCCAAGGCCCGGAGCTAGGGCGGACAGTCCGGGGAGAAGGGGGTGTGTGAATAGAAGTCATCGTCAAAGGGCCCCAGTGCAATGCAGTCAGCCAAGATGGACGGCATGGTATAGCATGGCATGGTTCGTGTCTAAGTGTCTCGGTCTGTGTCCATAAAAACGTCTTGACTTCCAGACTCTCtattctttctctccttccCTCTCATTCATCGCTGTCAGCCAATTCAAGATCAGTCCTTCGCATCctcaaaacaacaacaagcacTTCTCAGTCCAatcttctcaccaacaacaccaacatcatgaaGTACTCCGCTGTCACTCTTCTCGCTGCCCTGGCTGCCTACTCTCAGGTATGATACACTGTTCCCCCAAGTTTCGCAGACTCGCCGTGCTAACATGATACAGGCCCAGTCCATCTCCATCCCTGGCGGTGACGAGGTCTCCTCTATCATTGGCGATGTTTCCTCCCGAATTGGTGATGCTTCCTCTATCATTGAGGATGTCTCTACCCGTGTCGGTGACGAGGTCTCTTCTCGTGTCGGCGATGCCTCTTCTCGCATCAGCACCGCCACCGAGACTGGTGCTTCTACAACTGTCACTGATGCTTCCACCGCCACCGATTCCGCAGAGACCGAGAGCGAGAGTGAGACCGGATCCAACACTGTCGACACCGGTGCCCTCGCCAGCGTGACCAGCGCTCTTGCCAGTGCTTCCAGCGCCATTGACGACCAGCTTGCTTCTCTCAGCTCTGATCTCGCCACTGCTACTGGTACTGCCAGTGAGGCTATTGAGTCCAAGATCGCTGCCGCCACCTCTAAGCAGGGTGCTATCGAGAGCAGTGCTGGTGCTGCCGCCAGCAGCGCCACTGGCGACAACGCTGGTGCCATGCCTACTGCTGCCGTCGCTATGGGTGCTCTTATGGGTGGTGCTGCTCTCTTTGCCAACATGTAAAGTGGCATTTACGGAAGATTACATTAATAATGAGATAAACGGTCAAATCTTCAGGCGCCATCAGTTTAGCCAACGGAACTCTTGTATACATATATCCAACTCTGGTGAGCCAAGGATATGACAGGGTTCGGGATCTTAATTAACTAGCGTTGCACATCTGCCGTTAGTGTGATGTAAAGGGAATCTGGAACTGAGGGATGCCTATGTATGTCTGGTGCAGCCTTTGTAACGGTGACTTTTGTCAATAGCATTACTCATATGAATtgttcttgacctttggatatcaaaataaagatttttcGTATCATAAGTTGGCCCAATGACGAATTTCTATGTTTTATGCTTTTATGTGCTCCCAATTGCGTGAATAATGCAAAGCTACATACATTTATTACCTGCTCCTTGTGGTATGTTGCAGTCTCGGATTTTCCCTTAGCTTAACCAACTCTCATCCACCCTCCATAAGTGGCGTGAGATGTGTATAACGATTTTGCCCCAGGATTTGTGGCTTTGTGAGTGCTGTTGCGGCTAACTTCCACCTATATCATGTAAGATAAAACTGACCGTCTTGTAACGGATATTGGACCTTTTCACTTCAACTTTCAGTTACTCTCACTTGAGGTTGTTCTCGAAGTCGATAACTTGCAGTGTAGCCACCCACATGAACGGCATAACTACATACAAACCCAGCAGGAAAATTTTCTAGCAAGCAGACTTTCTTGACGACGTTGATCTCCTGGACTCAAATGGCGGGAATAAGGGTGACATCCGCATTCCAGCCATGATAATACAATTATTCCTCATCCCTGGTGGCTGATACGAAGGAAAGTTCACTCTTTTGTGCTCATCTCAGTCAGTATGATTATATGGTCGCCTCCCTAATTCCAACCTCACCTGAGCTACACCGGTTATTAATGTAGTAGCCCAGCTCAGTGCATGGTCAGAACATACACCTATAAGACAACCAATAACGTCCCATCTTCggcaaaagaaaagtaaaatagAGCCCTGTATAGGCTTCTTCATACTTGTTGTGCCGTGTTTGGGAATGATTCTAAGAGCCGAGGAGAGGAATAACATTGCAAGCATATCTCGGTGTTTTCCATCTCTGATCTTATTCCTATATGAATCTTTGCCAATGTACAGAGTAGTGGCTTGAACAAGACTTGAAGATGGCTGCTATGGGCACTGGCTGTCTCGTAAGGGGGCTTTGAAATACCTCGAGCCTAAGTTACGTCGAAGCGTATGAATGAGCAATCGCCCCTGTGCCGTGCTGAAATATGCTTCTGAATACCATCTGTATCTAATGCATTATCTCCTTTAGGACTTCCCTAACTTATCTGGACCAGGTACTTCGTATGATGGTCATATCAAAGACAGTGGCTGGTTAGCGAAGTCAGGAAATGGAACCAAAAGCTGGCGATCTGTGGTCCAAAGGATGCATGGTTAGGTATCCTATCCCCTTACATGAGTAGGTAGCTGAGCTCAGCATAATCCGCATTCGATTGTTTATCTCACACAAGCTTGCCAGGTAATGCAACTCTGACCCAGGAgaagcatcaccatcaaATCTACTGGCTGTAGCATAACCGTGTATTGTATCCTATATTATGATTATTGTCATGTTTTAGGCCGACTCTCTGTCCATAGCTTATCGATGATCTGAAAGACAGCCGTCACACCCTTCATGGTCTCTTCCTCCACCTGTCCACCCAGCTTTTGCTGGATCTTATCTGGATGCCATCGCACACGCTCATCTCTGAGCTTAGCCACAAAAGACTTTTCTCCTATCTCTTGAGGGTTCAGTCCATTGACCAAGAACTTGCGCACATTTGGCTCATCCACGTCTTCTATACGACCGCCCTCAACCGGCCATGCAATTTCCGTAGGTCTGCCATCCCAGTTTGTCCAAGCTTTCGTGTAGTCTTCCCATCGTTGTTCCCAACGTCGACGTTCTCTGCGCTCCTCTCCACGGCGGATACTATATTCCATGTCCTCTTGGAGTTTCTGTGCGCGACGATCCTCGTTGGCTTTGCGCTTCTTCGCCTCTTCACGGCGAGCACGCTCCTCGAGCAGGCCAGCATTTGTCTTTTCCCACATCTTCTGACGTACATAGGAAGCGTACTCTTCATCTGTCATTTGCTCTAGATGACCTGTAGGCCCTACGCGCTCGTTGGGGTAGACGTGCACGGGTTGGCCATATACACTTTCCCAGTACGCAGCGCCCTCATCGTCGGCCATGGCATCGAATAGAGATTCACGAAATGCTGCGTCGGGATCTAGAGGCTCTGGTTCATGGGGGTTATTTGGTGTGGGAGAGCGATGTCGCCGACGGTGTCGGTGTCGGCGGTGACGGTCAGATGAACGCCCGTGCctgtcgtcgtcatcgtcataaTCTCGATGCCTATGTCTGTCTCGCGATCTTCTACGAGATCTATGGTGACCCTTCAGCCGGATGCGTGAGCGCCTCGGCGTTGCGGTATCCCCTTCGTCATCTTTATCGTTGCGCTGGGCGTCGGTGTGCGCTGATGGCGCATCTGGTGACGGCTCTCTCTTGACGCCAACTGGTGATCGCGATTCGGGAGATCGACTCCTCCTTCGGCTTTTCGGCTTGTCGGGGTTGATAGAGGAAAGTATATGGCGTCTGCGAGGCGACTGCTCGGGTTCGCCCATCATGTGAGGGCCGTGTAGTTCGAAGGCATTGAGTCAGTGACGCTCTTGGCCTTCGAGTCTGAGGATTTGTAGTTGTAAAGTTGAGTTTCGATGTGGAGTCAGTTGTCGCTGGTGCACAGACCTTACTCTATATTCATATTGACTTGAATGATGGTGAGCCCAATATCCGTAGGTAAGTATAAGGTATGTACCGAAAAGCAAGTATATGCTCTACTAAAGCTCAATGGGTATGAGGGACCCTTGTAGTGAGGGTTGTTTCATCAATTGCTTAGACATGACTATATGTTAGATAATTATGTACATTAGCTTTCATGACTGTCAAAGTGAGTTACATGATCAGAACTCTAAGGGCTATCATTCCACCCAAGTAGACGACTTTATTAAGGAGCACCGTTGGAATATCTAATTGAATCACAGAAGTTCAATACTTCAAAGGTGCTATGACTTGAGACTGTGCTTGAATACAATGTCCGGTCATGTAGTACAGGGTAAGCAGATCTAACacgttgatgaagaaatgCTAGCCTTCGCAGCCAGTTACTCACTATCACTCAGTATCCGTACTGGGTTTTAGTATCTAACTACTTCAGTTTTGGTATGATAAGATAGAAGGGGACAAACAGATAATCACTGAAGGGTACTCCATACTCCGGACTAGTCGTGGAATCGTACCTTGATAGTCCAGCCACTATAGAACATTGGATAGGTAAGGAGGCAACTTGGAGTGAAACGTGGGCCGCCGACCACGACCGTCTCGTATTCATTCAAGGCGAAAGTTTTACACATCAAGACCCCCCATACTGATTTAGAAGACAGCGTTGCCCTCTGGGAGAAGTGATACTGATATCTTATCTCACATCGTCAATCAGTTATAGTTGACGCTATTCCAAAAAGtatcccccccccccctgaATTCATTGTCTCCACGGGTTGGCCTCTAGGGGGTGTTCTCAGGGTCTTTTTATCGGCAGCGGCCAATCGACAGCTAGCAAACCGTCGCAGGGCTGGTATTGATGGACCCAAtctactacctaccttacttaaGGTATCCATTTCAAACAGTGAGCCCAGGTGTCCAGTGGAGGCTGACTGACTCCCACTGACTGATGAGCGAGGCCCTCAGATAAATTTGTTCGATACCCaataccaacaccaacctcTTTCTTGTCCGCTCCGCCCTTgcgtcttgtcttgtctgtcgTCGATACTGCGCTTTAATACCTCGATAAGCGCATATTCAGATCGGTACACTTGACGGAAATTAGTCAAGACTGCAACATGCGTGGGTAGTCTTCACACCGGCacctcttttccttctgcCCTGGCATCATTCCTTTGTGCATAACCACCCAAGAGTCAGTCAATTGACATCGCATCAACCATGGGAGGGGTACTATTACTTCTAGGCCTATGCGTAAGTGAGCCTCGCCCATTCAGCGATAAATCATTGAGACTGACGTTTAATCAAGCTAGTCATGGCGTTGGCGTACGTGCGACCGTGATCGTAGACTCATGCCATTCTCGTCAAATGCTAACGTACCTACTCACCCAACAGGTCATTCCTTGCCGGAGCGCTGCCCCTTTCAATGTCGCTTTCGCAGTCACAACTTCGATTACTCTCGAGTGTCGGTGTTGGAATATTGGTCGGGACCTCGCTTATAGTCATTATCCCCGAAGGAATCGAGGCTGCAACTGCGCCTGCGGAGGCTGCTCATATGCATCGAGTTCGAAGCCTGGTGCGCCGAACCCCCTGGAGCCACGCCGTACTTACACGTGGACTCCCCGATTCAATTGTCACAATAAGCACCGGCTCAATCGAGAAACCAAATGAAGAGTTGGACGCCGAAGCGCTTGTCGGTCGCATTATAAATGCAGCAGCGGGGAATGGCCGAGTCAAGCGCGCAGAtattgaggctgctgttgaagcGGCAGGTGAGGATGCTCCAGCCATCCCAGGAGCCGGCGATACCACAAAAGATAGCACTACCGACAACAAGGGATCCGAAAAGGTGGAGAGTGAAAAGGAAGGCCAACAGGGCCATGGCGAAGACCACGAAGCGGAACAGGAGCATGAACAGGAGCatgagaaagaggaagaccCTGAGCACGAGCACGAGCACGAACATGCCGTTCCCACATTTGAAATCGGCTTCTCGTTGATTCTAGGATTTCTGCTAATGTTCCTGATCGATCGCCTTCCGCGCCATGCGACAGAGAGTCTTCACTCTACACCCCAGACCCGCCATATCAGCCTCGATAATCTCAATGGTGATTCTGCCTCCGTTGACGAAGAGGCGGATGGATTCCTGGGATCCCTGACACCCACACCGCGACGAGCGCGCAGCCTGGCAACGACCACTGGATTGGTCATCCACGCCGCCGCCGACGGAATTGCAATGGGTGCCTCGTCGACCACTTCAGATATGAAGCTTGGCTTCATTATCTTTGCGGCCATTATGATTCACAAGGCTCCTGCTGCCTTTGGCCTAACttcgcttctcctcaagcaAGGTCTATCGAAGCGAGCTGCTCGAGGACATCTTATTGTATTCAGCTTGGCCGCACCCTTTGGTGCATTAACAACATGGACATTGATCACTCTGCTGGGTGGTGGTAAGGTTGAGAGTGATCATTGGTGGACCGGCATGCTACTCCTTTTCTCGGGTGGCACGTTTTTGTAAGTCAAGCATGTCTTTCTTGATACTCGTCACTGACACCTCGATAGATATGTTGCTATGCATGCGATGCAGGAGGATACTACACCCCATACACATGACCACGGTATCAACGGCTATGCGGACAGTAGTACCACAGCACAGCGGAAACCAAAGGGACCGCAGATGCGCGATACAGTGGCCACCATAGGTGGTATGCTGGTGCCACTTCTCACGCAATTTGGTCACCACCACTAAGTCGCAAGCACTTCATTTGTCTTGTATTCTCCTGCTGCGCATGTTGAGATTTTAGGACGGTATGTGGTGGAATATAACAGCCATAGCCAGACTATGGGATGACATGGCGCTTTTCAAGATTTCTTTCTGTTTCGGGGCCGGCGAGCTCACTTTCGCTGCGTGGGAAGGGACCAGAATAGACACCTGAGCGGTTTTCACGGCGGCAAAAGGCGGGATGGCGGGAATGGATTTATAGTGATAGCATGGGACATGTACGGTTCCTTGGGTTGCAATAGCCGCACAAATAGTATTTTTGAGATATGTTACGGGCGTTCTTGACTATGGCTGCACAGTATCACTATCACATCTCAAGGCCAAATTCTTTATACAGGGCTGTATCCTTGTATCACTTAATCACTGCCAGCAACTCTGGATATATCAGCTAGATCAGATCGCATCTGGTTTCAACGTAATCCAGCCGCAGCCAAACAGAGATATGCCAATAGTGGGTTTGGTTGTGGATCCATCTGGTTCAACCTAGGTTTCAAAGAGGAGGTCTATAAAACCAACTGAGCTCTAGGCAGGGGGGGTATAAGGACAAAACTGCTTCGCGCATAGTCACAGAAGCAGCAAAATGGCCTGATTTTTTTGTTCGAATGATACGTAGAGCATTCCAAAGCGAGAATGGACAGGGAATGCTGATGAGGTAGTTTATTAGTTGCCGTGGAGGGTGGGTTCAATTATTTAATTCTCCGCGTTTGTAGACTGGACGATCTGATATCTTtgattatttattataacaAACATCGTCTTGGAAGGCGTACGACACGAGAGAATTCACAGGAATTCGAAGAGATTGACTAACAAGACGTTGAAACAATTTAACAGTGCTTACATAGTTTAGGGAAAAGCCAAGATTGGTGTTCGGTCAAGTCCGCTCACACTTTTCTTTACAGCCTCCACGAAAATAGCAAGGGGGCTCAGTTCATTCAGCTTCAAGGCCAGGGTGTTGCGGTGCTTGTTAGCCTCGTTACAGCTTTTCCAAGGCATTGGGTATGCGTCGTCAGTGTGGTACTACCAAAAGCTAAATCTTCAGGGCGAatcaaggaagaaaaaaggttGGTCGTTGACGCCATTGGCGCTTCTGGTGAGTCTTCCAAGGTCTTCTTTTATTCCATGTAGGTATCCAAGGTATTCTCTCTGTAAGTAGGATTGACAAACGACAACGTCAGAGTGTGGGAATTGCAGCATCTTGGCTTGCGTTGGGAGTTTGGATGTTGGCGTTTAGTAAACGTCCATCCATGTGATACCTATTTCTTGCCAGTCCCTGCAACAAAACACAGAGCCAAGAATGTGTTATGTATGATATGTGGTGCAGACAAGATCGAGGTAACATGAGCCCTCGTATTGACAATGATCCTTACTTTAGACTCCTTGAACGCACCTGATCGTCCAAGAAGCCTTAAAGAGGGGTTCGTCAACACACTCGAGACAGCATCCAATCCCATCTTGTCGAGAGCCGCCTGAAATGTCACATCTTATCACATGGCTATACTCGATGGGGGAAGGGTAGCGATGTCTTGCAGGAGTTTGCAGTGCGGAGTCCCCCATCTTTGCTCTGAAGATATGAATGTACAAGCCATGGGTACATAACAGCACCATTGCGGCTGGTCCTCACATGTCATGGATGAACAAGATTAGTAGATGGGTACAGCTGCAGACAGTCGAGCTTGTGTGAAGATCGACGCGACGTAATATCAGAGGCTGAGGGTCGGTGGAACCGTCACGATCAATGGTGCAAAAAGTCAACAGCCACGAACTGCACCTGAGAATGGCGCACGGCTTCAACCactactacctaggtacctgcGCAGGAACCAACAAGAGGTAATTGTCCAATCCTCTCGTTGCGTACGGATACAATCTGATCTGGTAAACGGTGGAGATGATCAATTCGATCCAAGGTAGGATTGTATTCATTTATTCAGGGTTGACAGTCAGTGGCAGGCAGACTGGGATCTGTATTCTGTTTCACTGTTTGAAACAGGTGTGGTTTGGCATCTCATGTTTCGAACTCAATTTCTCAATGAATTGAGTTGATCCGTTTGCGGGTTTGAGAACAAGATTAAAGAATGTACTTTGTTGATGAAGCGAGATTTATTCCAATGGCGGGAATGTGATTGGAACGTCCCGTCCCTGCATTGAATCAATAAGAATAAATGAGctgaaggaagaaaaagcaatGAAAAGAGCGGGCTTGCTCAGAGCCTTGAAGGGCGTGCTGGTTGGTTCCTgcgcttctcttctctccttaccttacctcagTcgacctaaggtacctaacgTTAGGTATTCCATCCACTGGCTTCTACCCAGGCACGGAGTACCTAGGTCTTGGATTTTTTTCTTACTTCCGTCTGATATTAGATGGATGCTGCTTGTATTGACTGTAAAACCCCTTCGACGACAAccaagagaaaaggaaaCGAAATTTGATAAAGGCTCCGTTTTCGTTCAAAGGCCGTCTTGGGCTTCGAAGAACCACTACTTGATCCTATCATTGTTCCTCCTCTCGTCTCAGTCAATCGCCCCTTATTCAGCCAAGTTTCCCTTCCtttgtctcttgtctcgCCTCCACTTCTGCATCTGCTGCATCTCGTCATTAGGCTGATTCACTTCCTCGACGCCTCAGAATCGAGTCGGCCATCTCGTCTTGCCTTACAAAGACGGACAAACCCATTATACAGATCATCCCGTATCCTCGGTAAGACAATCTCACACCCTCGTTGTGCGCCTTTGAACCTTTTCTCGACACAAACTTCCATACCCGGCCTTGCCAGCTCTACTCAGGAGATATCCTTGTGCCGGTCACGGCGACAGCCGACATAATCATTGtcagaaagaaaaagaccaCCCAAGCGGAAAGGCAGGCAAAGGCAAGGGAATCGCGACAACCTAACGAGGCCCTGAACTGTACTGCAACGAATGCCGTTTAGCGCCTCTTGGATCCCGCCATCGTCCTTGGCCTGAATCCGACCCACGCGCCAGTCCCAGGCTCATTCTATTCTGAGCCAAGATTGCCATCCCAGAACAAACACAGGCATTCCCGTCCCTGCCCTGGACGTGTTAGGTACTGACTGCACTGTACCGGTACGGTACCGTACCGCCTGTCCGTCGGCTCTCTCCACTATCTCATCCTCTAGTGACTATCGCCATTCACCGTTGGTTTCTGCTTCCTGCACCCTTTCCCTTTTTTCAATATCTGCACCTAATTCTGTTTGAAGCCAACACAACATTCTTATACCGAGTCTTTTGCGCCATTATAAGCGAACCGCTCTATTCTACATGTGCTGACATCCTCCTCGAATTGTTGGCAGAGGCCTCGTACGGCTTGCTTTTCTGTTTCCCCACTCACGATCCATCGTCGGCCTCCCCTCGATATCAACCGCCGTTGTCCCTCAAGTAACCCACCTCTATCAActgaagttgttgatccTCCTCAAAAACCGTTCCAAAGTCTATATTCCAACAAACATCGACATTTTGGAGGGCGACCACCTGGGTCATGGCCGGCTACCAACGACCCATGAGTTTTTCCGAAAGACGAGGAAGCGCCCTCAGTGACGACTTGACCCTCGGCACATCGACGAATCCCATGGTTAACCACCGCTTGGAAAAGctgcctcagcagcaacgGCACGTGCGTGGACCTCCTACTCCCAGCATGTCTACACCCGCCGCGGACTTTGATCAACAACTCACTGGCTCACCTCCACCGCCTCCCACACCCGCTGCGTCTCCGGGACCTTCGCATTTCCAACCAGATTGGAGTGATGCGGCTGATGACGAAGACTTCTTTCTCGCAAAAGTCCGGCAACACTTCAAAAACTGTTCTGGTCCTCAGAGGACTCGAGTCCTCGCCGATCTGCTGAACCTCTGTACCAGCCAGCAATTGAGTTTCGTTCACCAATTTGTCAGCCCTTTATTGAAAAAGGACCCATTTACAAGTCTGCCAGACGAACTGTGTCTTCGGGTAAGGATCATTCCTAAATCGTTGTTTTCCCTAGATCTGGTGGGCTTACTCACATGTGCAGATATTATCTTTCATCGATGACCCAAAAGTTTTAGCACGAGCCTCGCAAGTTTCCAAACGATGGCGAGATCTCCTTAGCGACGACATGACATGGAAGAATCTATGTGTCAAACACGACTACGGCCGCCGACTATCCGAGGTCTACACACATGCACCTAGTttctcatcaagaccatcagTACTGGCTTTGCATGGACTCGATGCCGACAtggccagcagcagcagtttcCCAGGCGCGCGCCCTTATTCCTACGCCTCAGGGACCCGATTGTTCGAGGGCTCGAATGCTTCTGGTCGACCCAGGTTACGGACTTACAAGTCCCACTTCAAGCAGAGAtatcttgttgaagctgcttggCGATCCGGCGGTACTAGCACAACGCGGAATATCACCCAAGAGGGGGGTGTCGTCACAAGCCTGCATCTGACGCCCAAGTACATCATTGTGGCACTTGATAATGCCAAGATTCATGTGTTCGATACTGAGGGAGACTCGCAACGCACCCTGCAGGGACATGTTATGGGTGTCTGGGCCATGGTTCCCTGGGATGATACTCTGGTCAGTGGAGGCTGCGATCGCGATGTGAGAGTATGGAATCTCAAGACTGGGTAAGTTGAGAGCCATCATCAGTCTCGATCATTTGCTGACAGGATATAGTGCCTGTTTACACACCTTGCGAGGTCACACGTCGACAGTCAGGTGCTTGAAAATGGCCGATGCAAACACGGCAATTTCTGGATCCCGGGATACCACCCTAAGAATCTGGGATATCCGAACCGGTCTTTGCAAAAACGTTCTTGTTGGCCATCAGTCCAGTGTTCGTTGTCTCGAGATCAAGGGAGACATTGTCGTATCCGGTAGCTATGATACTTTCGCTCGAGTCTGGAGCATTTCAGAGGGCCGTTGCCTTCAAACGCTACAGGGCCATTTTAGTCAAATTTATGCCATTGCGTTTGATGGTAAGCGAGTCGTGACGGGTAGTCTGGACACCAACGTGAGAATTTGGGATCCGACTTCTG
Protein-coding regions in this window:
- a CDS encoding hypothetical protein (EggNog:ENOG41), which produces MGEPEQSPRRRHILSSINPDKPKSRRRSRSPESRSPVGVKREPSPDAPSAHTDAQRNDKDDEGDTATPRRSRIRLKGHHRSRRRSRDRHRHRDYDDDDDRHGRSSDRHRRHRHRRRHRSPTPNNPHEPEPLDPDAAFRESLFDAMADDEGAAYWESVYGQPVHVYPNERVGPTGHLEQMTDEEYASYVRQKMWEKTNAGLLEERARREEAKKRKANEDRRAQKLQEDMEYSIRRGEERRERRRWEQRWEDYTKAWTNWDGRPTEIAWPVEGGRIEDVDEPNVRKFLVNGLNPQEIGEKSFVAKLRDERVRWHPDKIQQKLGGQVEEETMKGVTAVFQIIDKLWTESRPKT
- a CDS encoding hypothetical protein (EggNog:ENOG41), with product MALASFLAGALPLSMSLSQSQLRLLSSVGVGILVGTSLIVIIPEGIEAATAPAEAAHMHRVRSLVRRTPWSHAVLTRGLPDSIVTISTGSIEKPNEELDAEALVGRIINAAAGNGRVKRADIEAAVEAAGEDAPAIPGAGDTTKDSTTDNKGSEKVESEKEGQQGHGEDHEAEQEHEQEHEKEEDPEHEHEHEHAVPTFEIGFSLILGFLLMFLIDRLPRHATESLHSTPQTRHISLDNLNGDSASVDEEADGFLGSLTPTPRRARSLATTTGLVIHAAADGIAMGASSTTSDMKLGFIIFAAIMIHKAPAAFGLTSLLLKQGLSKRAARGHLIVFSLAAPFGALTTWTLITLLGGGKVESDHWWTGMLLLFSGGTFLYVAMHAMQEDTTPHTHDHGINGYADSSTTAQRKPKGPQMRDTVATIGGMLVPLLTQFGHHH
- a CDS encoding hypothetical protein (EggNog:ENOG41); its protein translation is MAGYQRPMSFSERRGSALSDDLTLGTSTNPMVNHRLEKLPQQQRHVRGPPTPSMSTPAADFDQQLTGSPPPPPTPAASPGPSHFQPDWSDAADDEDFFLAKVRQHFKNCSGPQRTRVLADLLNLCTSQQLSFVHQFVSPLLKKDPFTSLPDELCLRILSFIDDPKVLARASQVSKRWRDLLSDDMTWKNLCVKHDYGRRLSEVYTHAPSFSSRPSVLALHGLDADMASSSSFPGARPYSYASGTRLFEGSNASGRPRLRTYKSHFKQRYLVEAAWRSGGTSTTRNITQEGGVVTSLHLTPKYIIVALDNAKIHVFDTEGDSQRTLQGHVMGVWAMVPWDDTLVSGGCDRDVRVWNLKTGACLHTLRGHTSTVRCLKMADANTAISGSRDTTLRIWDIRTGLCKNVLVGHQSSVRCLEIKGDIVVSGSYDTFARVWSISEGRCLQTLQGHFSQIYAIAFDGKRVVTGSLDTNVRIWDPTSGECLAILQGHTSLVGQLQMRGDTLVTGGSDGSVRVWSLREMCPIHRLAAHDNSVTSLQFDDTRVVSGGSDGRVKIWDLKTGHLVRELIAQGEAVWRVAFEDEKCVALALRHGRTVMEVWSFSPPEDMLYDRPLSLQQRVLEDDPNRPLSAMAIDYRTSQQTLASPSQDALTQDVEMNDVGPSTAPLQGGTFFHDD